CAGAGTTGTATGTCGTACATCgggatttaatatttgtttgtaaatttatgttttattttttagagagATTTTGGATAGGAGTAGTCGAGTAGTGGTCTTTTTTAGAGTCTgacgttaggttaggttagcgATAatctttttgatttaatatgatCTGGCCAGGTTAGTCATTTTTCAAGGAGGGAACCTAAGTATTTGATAGAATTATTCATGAAGATAATTTGGTCATTtagagaataattttttaggaatATTTTTAGGGTTGAGAGTAAAAGTGATGTAGGTAGATTATTTAGTTGTTTtcgttgattttaattttcgataaaatgaaccatttatttatattgtataaatgtgattgattataaacatatacaatagttaattagtgaaatatttttagtcaaGAATTCACCAACTGCTGACTTTTTTTGAgtgctaatattaaatatagtagtGAGAGGGGAGACTACGACACCTACCTTCATAATTTCTCTCCTGCCACTTAGTAATACGTAATCCTTGATGTCGAATGCGAAACAGGTACTATGGGATTCGAGGACACCGCCGGCAACATTCCACCGGAGCGCGGAACTTTGTACAAGTTGAACGATACCGGATGTTTTCAAAATCTTGAACCCGTATTACCAAATGTTTCCGTCTCCAATGGCCTAGCGTGGAACGATGATGGCACCCGGATGTACTATATTGATTCTCCAACCGGTCAAATAGCACTTTTTGATTATGATCCTGCTACGGCGATCAtttgtaagtattaaaattttgtttacgtATTGattctattactattatatttttttacaaaatttcttATGTCTGACAAACTATTAATTCAACAGCGAACCGTAGAACGTTTTACGATTTTAAGACGGATAACATACCTGGCGTCCCTGACGGAATGACGATCGATGCCTACGGCAATCTTTGGATTGCCAATTACAACGGCGCTCAGGTATTATCATCAATGGTATAGTATATCACCAAATATACACCTACCAGTTACAACATCTATTTGACGtacaattatgtttaaaacgtTGTTATTACAAATGGTTTTAACGAATTGGCAGGTATTGCACGTGAGTGGCACCAGTGCAAAGTTGCTGGGCAAATTGAAAATACCCGCGGAAAAAGTTTCGTCGGTCACGTTCGGTGGTCCTCGGTTGGACAAGCTGTACGTGACGACAATTAGTCGTGGTGTAACGCCAGAAAAATTCAACGAATATCCGATGACGGGAAAGGTGTTAGAAGTGTCTGGCCTCGGTATTCGTGGTACACCAAATCGTCGAATTCgtgaaaaatgttttcgaCTTTTGTAAAAGTTTGGCAGTGGTTTgagcgaaataataataatgtatggtgGATGAATGGCGAAATACAAGCTATAAGTAactgctataatatattatattatacctattatacctatgctaattttattcattaatgtcAAACAAAACTTTcgaattttaattctaattctgtttaatctataataaaattatgaccatcgtaatattattatattgtgatattataaatagtaataatgtaattttattatttattaccgcGATAGTacttcaattatataatactttgttCATAactgtaatgtataaataataaacacttaaaatttttattttatttatattctgatagttatttttgacaaaactcctggtaatttacattttaaaatatataaagcttAGGATGCTCAGGTTAGGTTACTCGTTTTAAATCATTGTTCATTACCATAACATGTTTTCTACGTCGTCCTTCATTTTTCGCATTTTTCGTTCATGGTAgtatcgatatattattattatttctttttcgtTTGACATCTGAGGAACTAGACACTACGTGAGTCATGCCACTTTGGTAGTTACAATCTTACAACACCAGTGAGTTCGTTAAGCATGCTCAtagagttatatattttatgccgTATTTATATTGCTAGCGTTTTCCTCactaaaatttagaaatacgTATGTTAGTATTACTGCCTCGTCACGGAATACTACGTAAATGATAATGACATTACAATGTTACTGAATTaggttttatgataattatacattttttttacttgactTTTACTAAAGAGTATCGTTGTATTGCTATTTGTTATTcaatgatacaaaaaaaaaattatttattgtacataataatcaaCATAATCAACTTAATACTCGGAATTGATTTGTAAAGGattaaccaaaaatattgatcattgacaataataaatgtttaaacatatcagtacctatatttattactgtcaacacatttttataataaatttaaatattatgtaggtaatacgtcatagtatattaaattatcaatatcttatagtaatttaaactttgtaCTCGGATAGATCGAAatcaattaactataaatatcttGTCATCATTGTGTCGCGTAACGGTGTTACTATTGTACTAACGAATGTTTACTCTGCACCCACCGTAATTTCctgaaaaatgtttgttaaataTCTAGGATGTACTTGTTTGGTTTTGGTTAAGGCGTGAAGTCGAAAACAAGTTTGAGGCATAGGCTGTAATCACAGTAGTGTTGAAAGTTGTCTTtacttatttttctaatagctCAGATTTATTCACATATCGTAGATTCTTAGACCCGAGTACTACTATACTTCTGTAATTCAGTTTTGATACGTTCGAGTCAtcagcaaaataaataacctacGCAGTATTCCAAAGGTGAgtggttatatttaattaaaacattagtaGCTCGTACCGGGGCTTGTCTTGGTATCTCGGTGGCCTAGTCTGATTCTGGTACATACAAGcgcattttatcttatttttttcgaatcaatttttattgaaacgaCTTTATCTGTCTGTCAATGTCTTATAGGGGAATAGATTGTATCTAGTGTTTTACAAAGGCgtaatttgagttttaaatttggagggggcaaattataatttgcatgtatatattgtgtgtatgcTCCCTGAGATATATAAAGCGAAAGGGCATATATACAAAccatttgggggggggggctatGATTGATTTTGAGGGGGTTTATTTCTCCAAGCCCCCCTCAAATTGCGCTTATGGTATTCTAGTGCATTACTATTCACTTTtctagaaatttaatttctaaaaaataactacaatatcTTAAACTGGCTAGGCTATAGCTTGAACgcaaaatatctaatttggGACGTAACTCGATTTATACTCAAAAGGTATtagttgtttacatttttagatacaAATTCACTTTAGTTTCCTTTGTAATTGAATTACTAATCCATGTTCTTGGGCGTTGCTTTATTATAAAAGCGAGACAGTTGTAGATTCTTCcagtttatttacaattacttttaaattaaacgtttGCAAACTAAATTTGAATAGTATAGAGGACAAAGAAATCGTGAAAGTCGAGTTTAATGTGCTTATAGACCAGTGCAGGAGTAAACTGGCGGTGTCGAGTGATAAATGTGacccataaataataaaaggtttGTAAAGAGATCATTTTGCCTAaacctaaatattttcataaattaaaactgttcTGATTTCTGAATAATGAGTTTCGGGGGTATAGGCACgtcatgtaatatattgttgataGTTACATAAtgttaatctatatatatttgagaAAAAGTTATATTCTTCTATAATAAGTGTGCACGTTAATAGGaagtactaataatttttatccatGGATTGAAAAATGTCCGTGTTTTATTTTCTGccgtatgaattttttttcaaaacaatcatCGTTATCATCGAACTTGCGTAAAAACCATCACCCGATGTGATCGTCGAGTATCTATCCGGACACATATGTGccaattaagaaaatatattttgtaaaagcgtactaaatggtaatatattatttggtttattttcatgttctcattaagtaggtaataatcGCCTGACGAGTaggtaatagatattttaaataattttaataaaatacaacaaacattaattttaatgtttaacacTATATGTTGCtttcattttagattctgtgtatagtaatttgattttacaatgatgagtctttttttaaacttttatttattttgtctgaAACTACTTTGTACTTACATTAACTTACATTGTGAGCAGCtcgctttatttatttatttattgaaaataaaagttgtttctctctaccatataaaaaaatggaaaacgaATTTCTAGTAgatatggtataattttttttcttttatcaatatttaaaaaaaatgtttatcgtgAATTCACATAGCCTTTGTATGGGTGGTTATTTATCACTGATTAATATAAGCTCAAATTATTATGACACTAAATTAcacgtaaaataacaatttatacgcgtatgatttttgtaatttatgaaatattaataattagttgacaaattataattttttttatacatagtgacatttaaaaaatatttagatatattttaaggtatttaaaagtaattattgagtttttaaaGTAGCTTtggtttttctataaatgttgataaaaaatttatttatacctcaAAAAGctagaaaatgtaaaatataaaaatcttcaTAAGTTCtacttttttatagaaaatttgataaagtaatcaaaaatacataatattatgcacagttcttttatttatagatttcttataaaatgttgatacaattaggtgtttattatatatattataatgtgtaataaagCTCTTCGTTTATTTGGGTTTATGTACTGTAACTgctaataattcaataacctaaattgatttaaactgCTATATTTCTCTCTGGTTCCTTCTATTTAAGAATAAAGCTCAGTAATTTGATATCCTTATCAAGTTAGTTTCATAAATACAATCGAACGTGTTCGGAACAGACTTTTACGCGTATTAgcttataaaacaaacaaaacttATACATCTCTTGTGTAACTAgtagaacattttaatatcgaGTCACTTGAAAAGAGAAGACAATTTAATGATGTGCTTTGGTTTTACAATCTTCAAATTGACTGTTCAGAACTATTGAGTTAAATACCTTTAAATGTCCTTTGTTTTACAACTCGTGTATCTCAAACATTCTACACAAATACCTCCCGCCAAAATTACTGTCTTTTTGCTccgattaataaaatgttaactacATGAAATTCACTAAAaagcttttatttttcaatgataactCATCCAGGTTAAAATCTGTAatctaatcataaataattttctatttttatcttttaattatctatacattttatttatcatagtttTGTATACCTATTCAATATGTTGAATAACTTTAActcttatacataatatgtttttgaactGTATCAACTATACCTACTAAGTCCATTATGGGCGTTAATTATCATTACAtgaataataacgatttttccgactacgtttttaattagtttgttatagattataatacaaaaagtatTAGGTTTCAAAAAGGAGTTTGCAACTTTTCcccattatttgtataattatttattacatataattttaaagatatttagattaatctaaagttatttttacttcgaacgacgaatatttatatattttacgtttctatggtacctatttatttatttatattaattgttaatgaaTGATAATGAAggatttaacattataatagttataactattttagtctagatgtaatttattttaatagaaaatcatttcaatttaccgtattaataatagataattatataacttggcttatataattaatatacattaaaatatactataatttattattaacaattattgtttacctatatacc
This sequence is a window from Rhopalosiphum maidis isolate BTI-1 chromosome 1, ASM367621v3, whole genome shotgun sequence. Protein-coding genes within it:
- the LOC113556945 gene encoding regucalcin-like, whose amino-acid sequence is MSVFRCNIVFLSCLAMSCAVNYNDATIREVVSDVLVHGEGPFWDSENNVLYFVDISQHRVYRFFQNRLEHVQLDEEVSFVIPVAGQQGLFVIGLGTTLASLRWNLHENIHKVVELAIVDRDKVGNRWNDAKADVNGYLWAGTMGFEDTAGNIPPERGTLYKLNDTGCFQNLEPVLPNVSVSNGLAWNDDGTRMYYIDSPTGQIALFDYDPATAIISNRRTFYDFKTDNIPGVPDGMTIDAYGNLWIANYNGAQVLHVSGTSAKLLGKLKIPAEKVSSVTFGGPRLDKLYVTTISRGVTPEKFNEYPMTGKVLEVSGLGIRGTPNRRIREKCFRLL